One Streptosporangium sp. NBC_01495 DNA window includes the following coding sequences:
- a CDS encoding MHYT domain-containing protein, producing the protein MSHVDHFSYGLLTPVLAYAMSSVGCVLGLLLTAKARATGGVARARWLAGGALSIGGTGVWVMHFVAMMGFAVGGGQIRYDVPLTVGSAVLAVVVVGAGLFLVSQRGERPLSLLSGGVLTGLGVAGMHYVGMFAMNMSARVSYDLSLVGVSVLIAIAASTVALWFTLRVSGALATGGAALIMALAVCGMHYTGMFALEVRPLISPTPVEGARGVDFMLPTLALVGLLTLGLLLAVILSPSQRELENDAALLARLESRRDEDRLREPVVPPPAPAPRGPSLFDSRER; encoded by the coding sequence ATGTCCCACGTAGATCACTTCTCCTACGGCCTGCTCACGCCCGTACTGGCCTACGCCATGTCGAGCGTCGGGTGCGTGCTCGGCCTGCTGCTCACCGCCAAGGCCCGCGCGACGGGGGGTGTGGCACGCGCCCGCTGGCTGGCGGGCGGGGCGCTGTCCATCGGCGGCACCGGCGTCTGGGTCATGCACTTCGTCGCCATGATGGGCTTCGCCGTCGGCGGTGGCCAGATCCGCTACGACGTGCCGCTCACGGTCGGCTCGGCGGTCCTGGCGGTCGTAGTCGTGGGCGCGGGCCTGTTCCTGGTCTCCCAGCGGGGGGAGAGACCGCTCTCCCTCCTGTCCGGCGGCGTGCTCACCGGCCTCGGCGTGGCGGGCATGCACTACGTCGGCATGTTCGCGATGAACATGTCTGCGCGGGTCTCCTACGACCTGTCGCTGGTCGGGGTCTCGGTGCTGATCGCGATCGCCGCCTCCACGGTGGCGCTCTGGTTCACCCTGCGGGTCAGCGGCGCGCTCGCCACCGGCGGCGCCGCGCTGATCATGGCCCTGGCGGTCTGCGGCATGCACTACACCGGCATGTTCGCGCTCGAGGTACGGCCCCTGATCTCGCCGACGCCGGTCGAGGGGGCCAGGGGCGTCGACTTCATGCTGCCCACGCTGGCCCTGGTGGGCCTGCTCACCCTCGGCCTGCTGCTGGCCGTCATCCTGTCGCCGTCACAGCGGGAACTGGAGAACGACGCCGCCCTGCTGGCCAGGCTGGAGAGCCGTCGCGACGAGGACCGGCTCCGGGAACCGGTCGTCCCGCCGCCCGCTCCCGCGCCGAGGGGTCCTTCACTGTTCGACTCCCGAGAGCGATGA
- a CDS encoding 6-phosphofructokinase has protein sequence MRIGVLTGGGDCPGLNAVIRAVVRKGVGVHGHEFVGFRDGWRGPLEGDTMPLDIEAVRGILPRGGTILGSSRTNPIKIDGGVEKIKENLAKGGVDALIAIGGEDTLGVAKQLFDKGVKVVGVPKTIDNDLNATDYTFGFDTAVNIAVEAIDRLHTTAESHHRALICEVMGRHAGWIALHAGMAGGANVILIPEKPFDIDKVCAYVESRFKTKYAPIIVVAEGAHPVEGQMALQAGELDAFGHVRLGGIGENLAKEIEKRTGKEARTTVLGHIQRGGTPTAFDRVLATRFGLQAIDAVQDGDFGKMVALQGTDIVRVGLDEATKELKTVPVSRYEEAEVFFG, from the coding sequence ATGCGTATCGGAGTGCTCACCGGGGGCGGCGACTGCCCCGGCCTGAACGCCGTTATCCGCGCCGTTGTACGCAAGGGAGTGGGCGTTCACGGACATGAGTTCGTCGGATTCCGCGACGGCTGGCGGGGTCCCCTTGAAGGCGACACCATGCCGCTTGACATCGAGGCCGTACGCGGAATCCTGCCGCGCGGCGGAACGATCCTGGGCTCGTCGCGGACCAACCCGATCAAGATCGACGGCGGCGTTGAGAAGATCAAGGAAAACCTCGCGAAGGGCGGGGTCGACGCGCTGATCGCGATCGGCGGCGAGGACACCCTCGGTGTGGCCAAGCAGCTCTTCGACAAGGGCGTGAAGGTCGTCGGCGTGCCCAAGACGATCGACAACGACCTCAACGCGACCGACTACACCTTCGGCTTCGACACGGCCGTCAACATCGCCGTCGAGGCGATCGACCGGCTGCACACCACGGCCGAGTCCCACCACCGCGCGCTGATCTGCGAGGTCATGGGCCGCCACGCGGGCTGGATCGCCCTGCACGCCGGAATGGCGGGCGGCGCCAACGTCATCCTCATCCCGGAGAAGCCCTTCGACATCGACAAGGTGTGCGCCTACGTCGAGTCCCGCTTCAAGACGAAGTACGCCCCGATCATCGTCGTGGCCGAGGGTGCGCACCCGGTCGAGGGCCAGATGGCCCTGCAGGCGGGCGAGCTCGACGCCTTCGGCCACGTGCGGCTCGGCGGCATCGGCGAGAACCTCGCCAAGGAGATCGAGAAGCGCACCGGCAAGGAGGCCCGCACCACCGTGCTCGGCCACATCCAGCGCGGCGGCACCCCCACGGCCTTCGACCGGGTGCTGGCCACCCGGTTCGGCCTGCAGGCCATCGACGCGGTGCAGGACGGCGACTTCGGCAAGATGGTCGCCCTCCAGGGCACCGACATCGTCCGGGTCGGCCTCGACGAGGCCACCAAGGAGCTGAAGACCGTGCCGGTCAGCCGCTACGAGGAGGCCGAGGTCTTCTTCGGCTGA